The genomic segment tataatataatataagatGAAACAAGAAAGTTGTCATAACTTATAACTAAGATGTTTGCCAGTTATTACCAATCTCAGCTTTCTCCGTCATGACAAATATATAATGAATATTCAACGCATGTTTGTAACGAACTATACAACAACGTCGAGGCCTTCCACTTTCAATTCTCTGCAAATTGTCCACAAACAAGGTGCGCATGTTTCGACGATACACCAACAATTTAGCCTATATATCCTTCTAACTATTCTATAAAAACCTGTCCATTTCTTCAActtcaaacataaaaaataaaaataaacagagtattttctttgattcctaaTATTTTCTTGTCCATCTCCTCTTAATTAGTAGCTCGCAAAAGCTCAGACGGTAAGTCATGGGAGCCTGTGCGAGCAAACCTAAGGATTTCGATAAGGAGTTGGCCCCTGCCCCTGAGCCTGCCACCCCCAAAAAGACCGAGCAGGAGACCCCTGTCCCTGCTTCTCAGGTATGTATATAGTCGAGTTTAAGTTATATCTACCATAAATATAAGGAACTTTCACATTATCACGCCGAGTTACCTATTGTAGCAGGATAATTATCATCATTTGATTGCATTTCACCCAAACAAAAATGGAACAtccaatgagaatgtttttaattgcattattttgcTCCTAATTGTATTGAAATGAAATTGACACGAATAAAGCATAATGGATAGAGAAATTAATTGACCTGCCGTACTCTAAAAATAGAGTACCGCTTATTCTGAAACTTAAAATTTGTTGGTTCTTAAGCTAAATTTGATGCTACTTTAACGCAAGGATCAATGTCCATCATTGAAAGTATCGTAATATAGTGTGTAAATAAGCAATGTATACATATCTAGTTACTTTTTATTTGGAACCATTACTCTACATATAGGCTCCGAATTCATATATCTAATCCAACTTATTTAAGATTGAAGCATACTGAAATAATATTATACTAATTGTCTCAGGAGAAGAAAGATGGGGAGGAGGCTAAAAAGGAAGAGCCTTCGGTAGATGTGTCTGCACCAGCATCAGAGGCTCCCAAGATTGATGAAGTAACCGCTGCTACCGCCCCGGCGGCCGCCGAGGAGGTGAAGCCTGcaaaggaggaggagaagaagactG from the Capsicum annuum cultivar UCD-10X-F1 unplaced genomic scaffold, UCD10Xv1.1 ctg65403, whole genome shotgun sequence genome contains:
- the LOC124893805 gene encoding major latex allergen Hev b 5-like, with protein sequence MGACASKPKDFDKELAPAPEPATPKKTEQETPVPASQEKKDGEEAKKEEPSVDVSAPASEAPKIDEVTAATAPAAAEEVKPAKEEEKKTEEVKPEEKKVAEEAPKPAAQ